One Sphingomicrobium sp. XHP0239 DNA segment encodes these proteins:
- a CDS encoding class I SAM-dependent methyltransferase: MSFADDLRARIRADGPIGVHDYMAASNAHYYASRDPLGRGGDFTTAPEISQMFGEMVGACLADIFIRAGSPANAAYCELGPGRGTLATDALRLLMGVGFKGERHFVETSPTLRAEQERRHPTATWHDDVDGLPERPLMIVANEFFDALPVGQWVDEAERTVALDGDTLRFVPDGPVTREESRVAAKIMAKISAHLAEHGGVLLVIDYGYLAGEQGDTLQAVKRHERVDPLAHPGAADLTAHVDFAALRAAAQDAGARATRAITQGNWLETLGLGPRAQALAGQNPDRAHDIAGQRRRLASDEGMGNLFKVMAVHHRGWPVPAGLGG; the protein is encoded by the coding sequence GTGAGTTTCGCCGACGATCTTCGGGCGCGGATTAGGGCCGATGGCCCGATCGGCGTGCACGACTACATGGCCGCGTCGAACGCGCATTATTACGCCAGCCGCGATCCGCTGGGGCGGGGCGGCGACTTCACGACGGCCCCCGAAATCAGCCAGATGTTCGGCGAGATGGTCGGCGCCTGCCTCGCGGACATCTTCATCCGTGCGGGGTCGCCCGCCAACGCCGCTTATTGCGAGCTCGGACCGGGTCGCGGAACACTGGCGACCGACGCTCTGCGACTGTTGATGGGCGTGGGGTTCAAGGGCGAACGCCATTTCGTCGAGACCAGCCCCACGCTCCGCGCCGAGCAGGAACGGCGCCACCCGACGGCGACCTGGCACGACGATGTGGACGGCCTGCCCGAACGCCCGCTGATGATCGTCGCCAACGAATTCTTCGACGCCTTGCCCGTCGGCCAGTGGGTCGACGAAGCGGAGCGGACGGTCGCGCTGGATGGCGACACGCTGCGCTTCGTGCCGGACGGGCCAGTCACGCGCGAGGAATCGCGCGTCGCCGCGAAGATCATGGCGAAGATCTCGGCCCACCTCGCCGAACATGGCGGCGTGCTGCTGGTGATCGACTATGGCTACCTGGCGGGGGAGCAGGGCGACACGTTGCAGGCGGTCAAGCGCCACGAACGGGTCGATCCGCTCGCCCATCCGGGCGCCGCCGACCTGACCGCCCATGTCGATTTCGCCGCCCTTCGCGCCGCGGCGCAGGACGCGGGCGCCCGCGCGACCCGTGCCATCACGCAGGGCAACTGGCTCGAGACGCTCGGCCTCGGCCCGCGCGCGCAGGCGCTGGCGGGACAGAACCCCGACCGGGCGCACGACATCGCGGGCCAGCGACGCAGGCTCGCGTCGGACGAGGGAATGGGCAACCTGTTCAAGGTCATGGCCGTGCATCACCGCGGCTGGCCCGTCCCGGCGGGGCTGGGCGGTTGA
- a CDS encoding polyphenol oxidase family protein, with the protein MSETLTAPPLGDLPHGFFEDGVGMGAAASVLAPEARVARLKQVHSATALVVDAPFDEDSRPEADAMATAIPGLLLAIVTADCAPVLLADREAGVVGAAHAGWRGAIGGVTDACIGAMLSLGAQADRIVAAVGPCIAQKNYEVGPDFPEPFIDEGPANAAFFRDGAAGRPHFDLPGYVAARLKAAGVGRIWLSGEDTYASSRWPSYRRATHEGTSTDLRFYSMIGMATREG; encoded by the coding sequence TTGAGCGAGACGCTGACCGCGCCGCCGCTCGGCGATCTTCCGCACGGCTTCTTCGAGGATGGCGTGGGCATGGGCGCGGCCGCCTCGGTGCTCGCTCCGGAGGCGCGCGTCGCCCGGCTGAAGCAGGTTCATTCTGCCACCGCGCTCGTCGTCGATGCGCCCTTCGACGAGGACTCGCGGCCGGAAGCCGACGCGATGGCGACCGCGATCCCCGGCCTGCTCCTCGCCATCGTCACCGCCGACTGCGCGCCCGTCCTTCTCGCCGATCGCGAGGCGGGGGTGGTCGGCGCGGCGCATGCGGGCTGGCGCGGTGCGATCGGCGGGGTCACCGACGCCTGCATTGGCGCGATGCTCTCGCTCGGCGCGCAAGCAGACCGGATCGTCGCCGCCGTCGGCCCCTGCATCGCGCAGAAGAATTACGAGGTCGGCCCCGACTTCCCCGAACCGTTCATCGACGAAGGTCCCGCCAACGCCGCTTTCTTTCGCGACGGCGCCGCGGGCCGCCCGCATTTCGACCTTCCGGGCTATGTCGCCGCACGGCTGAAGGCGGCGGGCGTTGGGCGCATCTGGCTGTCGGGCGAGGACACCTATGCCTCGTCCCGCTGGCCCAGCTATCGCCGCGCCACGCATGAGGGCACCAGCACGGACCTTCGCTTCTACAGCATGATTGGCATGGCGACGCGGGAAGGCTAA
- the lgt gene encoding prolipoprotein diacylglyceryl transferase, which yields MTALPAPPASTGVAPEPIDAENYTAFPDLGLSDTALSFGFYDLKWYSIAYIAGIFLGYWYVLKLTKQPGAPMARRHVDDLVFWAAIGVILGGRLGYVIFYNLPFYLTNGTTMFGVDLPPPFGILNLRDGGMSFHGGVIGVSLAIIIYSWKHKLNWLRVHDYIACCVPIGLGLGRLANFVNGELWGGVTTVPWAIRFVENVGGVAVLGPPRHPSQLYEAALEGLVLFLILAWMFWKTKARYYPGMLVGAFILGYGAFRFLIEYVREPDSHLTDFALASGLQMGQWLSLPMILGGAYLMATAKRRRVRVEPTFGTQSVA from the coding sequence ATGACCGCACTTCCCGCGCCCCCAGCATCCACCGGAGTGGCGCCCGAACCGATCGACGCCGAGAATTACACGGCCTTCCCCGATCTGGGCCTGTCCGACACGGCCCTGAGCTTCGGCTTCTACGATCTCAAATGGTACAGCATCGCCTATATCGCGGGGATTTTCCTCGGCTATTGGTACGTGCTCAAGCTGACCAAACAGCCGGGCGCCCCGATGGCGCGGCGGCACGTCGACGATCTCGTCTTCTGGGCCGCGATCGGCGTGATCCTCGGCGGTCGCCTGGGCTACGTGATCTTCTACAACCTGCCCTTCTACCTCACCAACGGGACGACCATGTTCGGGGTCGACCTGCCACCGCCCTTCGGGATCCTGAACCTGCGCGACGGGGGGATGAGCTTCCACGGCGGGGTGATCGGGGTCAGCCTCGCGATCATCATCTACAGCTGGAAGCACAAGCTCAACTGGCTGCGCGTCCACGATTATATCGCCTGCTGCGTCCCGATCGGGCTGGGGCTGGGAAGGCTCGCCAATTTCGTCAACGGCGAATTGTGGGGCGGCGTCACGACCGTGCCCTGGGCGATCCGCTTCGTCGAGAATGTCGGCGGGGTCGCCGTCCTCGGACCGCCGCGCCATCCGAGCCAGCTTTACGAGGCCGCGCTCGAAGGGCTTGTTCTCTTTCTCATCCTCGCGTGGATGTTCTGGAAAACCAAGGCGCGCTACTATCCCGGCATGCTCGTGGGGGCCTTCATCCTCGGTTACGGCGCCTTCCGTTTCCTCATCGAATATGTTCGCGAACCCGACAGCCACCTCACCGACTTCGCGCTGGCGAGCGGGCTGCAGATGGGTCAGTGGCTCAGCCTGCCGATGATCCTCGGCGGCGCCTATCTCATGGCCACCGCGAAGAGGCGGCGGGTGCGCGTCGAACCCACCTTCGGCACGCAAAGCGTGGCGTGA